In Aquiflexum balticum DSM 16537, a single genomic region encodes these proteins:
- a CDS encoding pseudouridine synthase, protein MTNYRYFVIYKPFGILSQFSGDKDTLKDIADFPKEVYPVGRLDKDSEGLLLLTDDKVLNHHLLDPKFRHIRTYLAQVEGIPDAKAIQLLESGVDITIDGKIYRTKKAFAKHLQQPPILPERNPPIRYRKSVPDSWIELKLIEGKNRQVRKMTAAVGLPTLRLVRWSVESLEIEGMDVGEIREYEKEELYRLLNIKLKK, encoded by the coding sequence ATGACCAATTACAGGTATTTTGTTATTTACAAGCCTTTTGGAATTCTCAGTCAGTTTTCCGGGGACAAGGATACCTTGAAGGACATTGCAGACTTCCCCAAAGAAGTATATCCAGTAGGAAGATTGGATAAGGATTCAGAAGGTTTACTTTTATTGACTGATGACAAAGTGCTCAACCATCACCTGCTAGACCCCAAGTTTCGGCATATCAGGACATACTTGGCCCAGGTCGAAGGGATTCCTGATGCTAAAGCCATTCAATTATTGGAATCCGGAGTTGATATTACTATTGATGGTAAGATTTATCGGACCAAAAAGGCTTTTGCAAAGCATTTACAGCAACCTCCAATATTACCTGAAAGAAATCCACCCATTCGATATAGAAAGTCCGTTCCGGATTCTTGGATCGAACTCAAACTGATAGAAGGTAAAAACCGTCAGGTTCGGAAAATGACCGCAGCAGTAGGATTACCCACATTGAGATTGGTCAGGTGGTCTGTGGAATCTTTGGAAATTGAAGGCATGGATGTAGGAGAAATAAGGGAATATGAAAAAGAGGAACTGTACAGGTTATTGAATATAAAACTCAAAAAGTGA
- a CDS encoding TonB-dependent receptor, whose protein sequence is MKKILITSLSLFLSIYAFAQKGTIRGTIYDEGTGEPLFGVAVLVVESQTGAVTDFDGQFEIQVDPGTYSLKISFISYNTIEISNVEVGPGKVALFETIKMSEFTSDLETVTVSAEAIRTTEAALMSVKRNSANLLDGISNATFRQIGDGDAAAAIKRVTGVSVEGGKYVYIRGLGDRYTKTILNGVEVPGLDPDRNTIQMDIFPTNVIDNIIVSKSFTAELPADFTGGIVNIETKDFPEEKTQVVSFTGGYNPNMHFKNNSLAIAGGSKDWLGFDDGTRTIPTQGIDDIPQFAEVVGNPNSERGQLFQTILRDFNPTLGGTAKTSPMDFAMGYSIGDQFNIKNKKFGYNLAFTYRNETQFFQDAEFNLYGKPRDASDTELEALEKSKGNYTANSVLLGGIAGIAYKSDFTKIKLNFLRLQSGESKVGQFNFVNTNLGAEFEADQYNIEYSEKSMMNLLLTGSHYTKNRKWQFDWKVSPTKSTIEDPDVRITRFRVPENTIGTEVGLPTRIWRNLEEENLFGNFDISKDYLMAGRAAKIRFGAAYVYKNRDFLIEDFQFNTGNTVFDGDPNRVLLEENLFSSTNRNGIRYDPTFIPINPNQFNANLNNKAGYVSTEFNPFTNLRAIVGLRVEKYEQFYTGTNQTNTIVFDNEKVLDDLDFFPTVNLVQSVGTNQNIRLAASRTIARPSFKELSFAEILDPLTGRSFVGSLFPETTNGGTEILWDGNLQATRINNLDLRWEKFLQRSEIISGSVFYKTFDNPIEMVQFLSDPGAFQPRNVGDGTVLGVELEVRKSLSMFSPKLENFFFNTNLTFVESSIDMAESEFRSRELTAREGEVVGRTRQMAGQAPYIINFGFSYNSMVSGLEAGVFYNVQGPTLTFVGFGNRTDTYTVPFHSLNLNINKTWGKNDRIQTTFNVTNLLDDLRQETFRMYGAEDEIFTSFRPGRRIALRFRYTIW, encoded by the coding sequence ATGAAAAAAATACTAATTACCTCACTTTCCCTTTTTCTAAGCATATACGCTTTTGCGCAAAAAGGGACTATCAGAGGCACTATCTATGATGAAGGTACCGGTGAACCGTTGTTCGGTGTTGCGGTGCTTGTGGTAGAATCCCAAACAGGGGCTGTAACCGACTTCGATGGGCAATTTGAAATACAAGTTGATCCAGGTACTTATTCCCTTAAAATTTCATTTATTTCATACAATACTATTGAAATAAGTAATGTAGAAGTGGGACCTGGGAAAGTAGCTTTGTTTGAGACAATAAAAATGTCAGAGTTTACTTCTGATTTAGAGACTGTAACAGTTTCTGCTGAGGCAATACGAACAACAGAAGCTGCCTTGATGAGTGTCAAAAGAAATTCCGCGAATCTTCTTGACGGGATTTCAAATGCCACCTTCCGCCAAATCGGGGATGGTGACGCAGCCGCAGCTATCAAAAGAGTAACAGGAGTTTCAGTTGAAGGTGGGAAATATGTTTATATCAGAGGTTTGGGGGACAGATATACCAAAACCATCCTCAATGGAGTTGAAGTACCTGGTCTAGATCCTGATAGGAACACCATACAAATGGATATTTTTCCAACGAACGTGATCGATAATATCATTGTGTCCAAATCATTTACTGCTGAATTGCCTGCGGATTTTACAGGAGGAATAGTGAATATTGAAACTAAGGATTTTCCCGAAGAAAAAACCCAAGTAGTCAGTTTCACGGGCGGATATAATCCAAATATGCATTTTAAGAATAATTCTTTAGCAATAGCAGGTGGAAGTAAAGATTGGTTGGGATTTGATGATGGGACAAGGACCATACCTACGCAGGGAATTGATGATATTCCACAGTTTGCAGAAGTTGTGGGTAACCCAAATTCAGAAAGAGGTCAGCTTTTCCAAACCATTTTAAGAGACTTTAATCCAACCTTGGGCGGAACTGCAAAAACCAGTCCTATGGATTTTGCAATGGGTTATTCCATTGGTGACCAGTTTAACATCAAAAACAAGAAATTTGGATATAACCTTGCCTTCACATATAGAAATGAAACCCAGTTTTTTCAGGATGCTGAATTCAATTTATATGGTAAGCCAAGAGATGCTTCTGATACTGAATTAGAGGCTTTGGAAAAATCGAAAGGAAATTACACTGCAAACAGCGTTTTGCTGGGTGGAATAGCAGGGATTGCTTATAAGTCTGATTTCACCAAAATCAAATTGAACTTTCTAAGGCTGCAAAGTGGAGAGTCAAAAGTGGGCCAATTCAATTTCGTGAATACAAACCTAGGTGCAGAATTCGAAGCTGATCAATATAATATCGAATACAGCGAAAAGTCAATGATGAACCTTTTGCTTACAGGATCACACTATACAAAAAACAGAAAGTGGCAATTCGATTGGAAAGTGTCACCTACGAAATCCACTATTGAAGATCCGGATGTGAGAATAACCAGATTCAGGGTCCCTGAAAATACAATCGGGACGGAAGTAGGATTGCCTACCCGAATTTGGAGAAATTTGGAAGAAGAAAATCTTTTTGGAAATTTTGATATCTCAAAGGATTACCTGATGGCAGGAAGAGCAGCAAAAATAAGATTTGGAGCTGCCTATGTATATAAAAACAGGGATTTTTTGATAGAGGATTTTCAATTCAATACCGGAAATACTGTTTTTGATGGTGACCCCAACCGTGTTTTGCTCGAGGAAAACCTCTTTTCATCAACCAATAGAAACGGTATCAGATATGATCCCACATTTATTCCGATCAATCCAAATCAATTCAATGCCAATCTGAATAATAAAGCAGGCTATGTTTCCACCGAATTTAACCCTTTCACCAATTTAAGGGCGATTGTAGGTCTGAGAGTTGAGAAATATGAGCAGTTTTATACCGGAACCAACCAAACAAATACAATAGTATTTGATAATGAGAAAGTCTTGGATGATCTGGATTTCTTCCCAACTGTAAATTTGGTTCAATCTGTGGGAACCAATCAAAACATCCGTTTAGCTGCATCCAGGACAATCGCCAGACCATCTTTCAAAGAGCTTTCATTTGCTGAGATTTTGGATCCCCTTACCGGAAGGTCATTTGTTGGATCGCTTTTTCCTGAAACAACGAATGGAGGGACTGAGATTCTTTGGGATGGAAACCTTCAAGCAACAAGAATCAATAATCTTGATCTGAGATGGGAAAAATTCCTGCAACGTAGCGAGATTATATCAGGAAGTGTATTTTATAAAACTTTTGATAATCCTATTGAAATGGTCCAATTCCTGTCAGACCCTGGAGCTTTTCAGCCTAGAAATGTTGGAGATGGAACTGTTCTTGGGGTTGAATTGGAAGTTAGAAAATCACTTTCCATGTTTTCACCAAAGTTGGAAAACTTCTTTTTCAATACAAACCTGACTTTTGTAGAGTCATCCATTGATATGGCTGAGTCAGAATTCAGATCCAGAGAGTTGACAGCCAGAGAAGGTGAAGTTGTAGGAAGGACCAGACAAATGGCAGGTCAAGCCCCATATATCATCAATTTTGGGTTTTCATATAATAGTATGGTATCCGGATTAGAGGCAGGAGTATTCTATAACGTACAGGGACCTACCCTTACTTTTGTGGGATTTGGCAATAGAACAGATACTTACACTGTTCCATTCCACTCTCTTAATCTGAACATTAACAAGACATGGGGAAAAAATGATAGGATCCAAACCACTTTTAATGTTACCAACCTATTGGATGATTTAAGACAGGAGACCTTTAGAATGTATGGTGCAGAAGATGAAATATTTACCAGTTTCAGACCAGGAAGAAGAATAGCACTTCGTTTTAGATATACTATTTGGTAA
- a CDS encoding TonB-dependent receptor domain-containing protein — protein MKLTLWIFILLLPIVTHGQNQLAVVDKLTKKPIPGVVVKIQGQSNQISDSSGEISLNIINPTLLVFSHISYESLSILVQPDENLSVELVPALSSLNEVVVVGFESERSLVHQAGSISKIFEHELYRFNENSVLSAFNTKPGIRVEERAPGSYRVSIRGSSLRSPFGVRNVKVYWNDIPFTSPDGTTALNILDLSNIQNTEIIKGPAGSIYGAGNGGVISLESRKTVSENCFSSDLGIGDFGLLRYRLGIDQKIEKGGINASYVHQKSDGYREHNALDRKVFQLALHANPSEKQSLSTQILYSDLFYQIPGALNQAQVDEDRTQARPGSVAQNSSIAQKTLYGTFSHKIDLGEKWNNSTAVYVNTTDFENPFILDYKKETAFSYGGRSKFSYKDTWGKIPVQIVAGGEYQYGKTLAQNFGNRQGQADTIRFSDDLVTTQAFLFQQIEIEWTQKVLMTLGLSQNFGRYDINRTVDASRNDPSSNSKVFDPNIIPRLALVYKINNSSGVHGSISSGFSPPTIAEVRTNEGSINLDLEAERGVNYELGYRGTFGILNIDVAAFYFKLDQTITTFTNPEGVVLFRNAGQTDQKGLEVNLDYALFRSQSTLVQEVKLNHAFTGHYFRFSDFESGGNDFSGNQLTGVSPNILVNLLDIKTKLGFYFNVTHQFVDRIPLNDANTVFQDPYNLVGGRFGWRNTVGSKWDFEAYGGVDNLLDEDYSLGNDLNAFANRFFQPAPGINWYGGVKVGFRY, from the coding sequence ATGAAATTAACCCTTTGGATTTTCATCCTTTTGCTTCCTATTGTAACACATGGACAAAACCAACTTGCAGTTGTAGATAAGCTTACCAAAAAGCCAATCCCTGGAGTAGTTGTAAAAATTCAGGGTCAAAGTAATCAGATCTCTGATTCCAGCGGTGAAATATCCCTAAACATAATTAATCCCACACTGCTTGTTTTTTCACATATTTCCTATGAAAGTCTTTCAATTTTAGTTCAGCCTGATGAAAATCTTTCTGTAGAATTGGTGCCTGCCCTCAGTTCGCTCAATGAAGTGGTGGTGGTTGGATTTGAATCAGAACGTAGTCTTGTTCACCAAGCCGGGTCAATCAGTAAAATCTTTGAACATGAATTATACAGGTTCAATGAAAACTCAGTATTGAGTGCTTTTAATACCAAACCCGGTATTCGTGTGGAAGAAAGGGCACCGGGCAGTTATAGGGTGTCTATCAGGGGCAGTTCATTAAGATCTCCTTTCGGGGTTCGGAATGTGAAAGTTTATTGGAACGACATACCTTTTACCTCTCCTGATGGAACCACTGCATTGAATATTCTGGATCTTTCCAATATCCAAAATACAGAAATAATCAAAGGCCCTGCAGGCAGTATTTATGGGGCAGGAAACGGAGGCGTAATTAGCCTGGAGAGCAGAAAAACAGTTTCTGAAAATTGTTTTTCCTCCGATTTGGGTATAGGAGATTTTGGGTTATTAAGATACCGGTTGGGAATAGATCAGAAAATAGAAAAGGGGGGAATCAATGCCTCATACGTGCATCAAAAATCTGATGGCTATAGAGAGCACAACGCCTTGGACAGGAAAGTTTTCCAACTTGCATTGCACGCCAACCCAAGTGAGAAGCAATCCCTATCCACACAGATTCTCTATTCAGACTTGTTTTATCAGATTCCGGGAGCACTTAATCAAGCACAGGTTGATGAGGACAGAACGCAAGCGCGACCGGGGTCTGTTGCCCAGAACAGTTCTATTGCACAAAAAACGCTGTATGGAACCTTTTCACATAAAATTGATCTAGGAGAAAAATGGAATAATTCCACGGCAGTCTACGTCAACACTACGGACTTTGAAAACCCATTTATATTGGACTATAAAAAAGAAACAGCATTCAGCTATGGGGGACGTTCCAAATTTTCTTATAAAGATACATGGGGCAAAATTCCTGTTCAGATAGTCGCAGGCGGGGAATATCAATATGGAAAAACATTGGCCCAAAATTTCGGGAACCGTCAGGGGCAGGCAGATACCATAAGGTTCAGTGATGATTTGGTAACAACTCAGGCTTTTTTGTTTCAGCAAATTGAAATAGAATGGACGCAAAAAGTCTTAATGACGCTCGGGCTAAGTCAAAATTTCGGAAGGTATGATATCAATAGAACTGTGGACGCTTCGCGAAATGACCCTTCGTCCAATTCCAAGGTTTTTGATCCTAACATTATTCCAAGATTGGCATTGGTATACAAAATCAATAACAGTTCGGGAGTTCACGGTAGTATCAGTTCAGGTTTTTCTCCTCCGACCATAGCCGAGGTGAGGACAAATGAGGGAAGTATTAATCTGGATCTGGAAGCTGAAAGGGGAGTGAATTATGAATTGGGATACAGAGGTACATTCGGAATTCTCAATATTGATGTTGCTGCGTTCTATTTTAAACTGGACCAGACTATCACCACATTTACCAATCCAGAGGGTGTGGTGCTTTTTAGAAATGCCGGACAAACGGATCAAAAAGGTCTGGAAGTCAATTTAGACTATGCCCTTTTCAGAAGCCAAAGCACCTTGGTTCAGGAAGTCAAACTCAATCACGCATTTACCGGTCATTATTTTCGCTTTTCAGATTTTGAAAGTGGAGGAAATGATTTTTCGGGAAATCAACTTACCGGAGTTTCACCAAATATTCTGGTCAATCTACTTGATATTAAAACCAAATTGGGTTTCTATTTCAATGTTACACACCAATTCGTAGATAGGATACCTCTGAATGATGCCAACACGGTATTTCAAGATCCATATAATCTCGTGGGGGGCCGATTTGGTTGGAGAAATACAGTGGGGAGCAAATGGGATTTTGAGGCCTATGGTGGAGTTGACAATCTTCTTGATGAAGATTATAGTCTGGGAAATGACCTAAACGCATTTGCCAATAGATTTTTCCAACCTGCTCCCGGGATTAACTGGTATGGTGGAGTAAAAGTAGGATTCAGGTATTGA
- a CDS encoding AAA family ATPase — MHQDKIQQVIEEVKKVVVGQDRMVNRLLIGLFTNGHILLEGVPGLAKTLTVNTLARVLHLDFKRIQFTPDLLPSDLVGTMIYNQQEASFEVKKGPIFANIILADEVNRSPAKVQSALLEAMQEKQVTIGETTFQLDRPFLVLATQNPVDQEGTYPLPEAQVDRFMMKVHIDYPSKSDEMEVMRRMANMSFSSEVNAVLSKEDIFAIRHQINEVKIAEPLENYIIELVFATRSPEKYGMKEEAKYIQFGVSPRASINLHLASRAVAYMDGRDYVLPEDIKAVAEDVLNHRLILNYEAEADNISTRDLVKIFLEKIPINKSVTLK; from the coding sequence ATGCATCAGGACAAGATCCAACAGGTCATCGAAGAAGTTAAAAAAGTAGTAGTAGGCCAAGACCGTATGGTCAATAGGTTGTTGATTGGGTTATTTACCAATGGCCATATTCTATTGGAAGGTGTACCAGGGTTGGCGAAGACATTGACGGTAAACACCCTGGCCAGAGTTTTACATCTTGATTTCAAAAGAATTCAGTTTACCCCCGATTTACTACCATCAGATCTCGTGGGTACGATGATTTACAATCAGCAGGAGGCAAGCTTTGAGGTCAAAAAAGGGCCCATTTTCGCCAACATCATATTGGCGGATGAGGTCAATAGGTCTCCTGCCAAAGTACAATCTGCACTCTTAGAGGCCATGCAGGAAAAGCAGGTTACTATTGGAGAAACGACTTTTCAGTTAGACAGACCTTTTTTGGTATTGGCTACCCAGAACCCTGTAGACCAAGAAGGAACCTATCCCTTGCCGGAAGCACAGGTAGATAGATTTATGATGAAGGTACATATAGATTACCCTTCCAAATCAGACGAAATGGAGGTTATGCGCCGCATGGCCAATATGTCCTTCAGCTCCGAGGTCAATGCCGTACTTTCCAAAGAGGATATTTTTGCAATCCGCCATCAGATCAATGAAGTCAAAATAGCCGAACCTTTGGAAAACTACATCATTGAATTGGTATTTGCGACCAGGTCTCCTGAAAAATACGGGATGAAGGAAGAAGCCAAATACATTCAGTTTGGGGTTTCTCCCAGAGCAAGTATCAATCTTCATTTGGCTTCAAGGGCTGTGGCCTATATGGATGGTAGGGATTATGTTTTGCCCGAAGATATCAAAGCAGTGGCTGAAGATGTACTTAATCACCGCTTGATTCTTAATTATGAAGCGGAAGCTGACAATATCAGTACAAGGGATTTGGTAAAGATATTTTTGGAAAAAATACCAATTAACAAATCCGTAACATTGAAATAG